From one Lycium barbarum isolate Lr01 chromosome 6, ASM1917538v2, whole genome shotgun sequence genomic stretch:
- the LOC132645062 gene encoding uncharacterized protein LOC132645062 isoform X1, producing the protein MKNEDSNFLVMEYEMARFARGRGRRGGRGRGRGNIEGVRDNFAVVSSVNINPPHKPTLDQASQPLVQSTGIPEETQWTSPDLRSPETSQRPLSGSQLSGNMEGSVHPSSENLNSGEVSCSKTKKGRGKYRSLHLDVKTQCGSKIKVHIPDDIDRAVGPGARDIVNYCGLIMRSTISLRDGDWATIFAKDGESMWLKVKEKFEVGGGKGEHVLQSFVASTMKRLFRTWKTRLHAEYLRYNTDEERLSHPPKDVVPEDWEFLIQYFGSEEFKAKSERNKINRKKQTTKHSCGSKSFAEVEESTRDPLTGEKAPPDRVWELQHTRKNDKGELLWSDEQSQRVYGQIQELVAQQQYEQNENPKTGDEILAAILGERTGYVRGKGYGKKPLKKSRMQLVNFRSNFSSAIESVRQEMQAEMDRKLEEEREQMRAEMDKRFEAQMQEERRQMRIEIDKRIQDQMVATLMVRMQQGQGSSPSSTARVNKGKKQKSPEVSWGIKCKR; encoded by the exons atgaaaaatgaagacaGTAATTTCCTTGTTATGGAATATG AAATGGCAAGATTTGCACGAGGTAGAGGTCGGCGCGGTGGAAGGGGCCGTGGGCGTGGTAATATTGAAGGAGTTCGTGATAATTTTGCAGTGGTGTCATCTGTAAATATTAATCCACCACATAAACCTACACTTGATCAAGCATCTCAGCCACTAGTACAATCAACAGGGATTCCTGAAGAAACTCAGTGGACTTCTCCAGACTTAAGGAGCCCTGAAACAAGTCAAAGACCATTGTCGGGGTCACAATTATCAGGgaatatggaaggaagtgtacaTCCCTCTTCAGAGAACTTAAATAGCGGTGAAG TTTCTTGCAGCAAAACTAAGAAAGGCAGGGGAAAATATAGATCCCTACACTTGGATGTGAAAACTCAGTGCGGTAGCAAAATCAAAGTTCACATTCCGGATGACATTGATAGAGCTGTAGGTCCCGGGGCTAGAGATATTGTCAATTATTGTGGCTTGATCATGAGgagcactatctctttaagagaTGGTGATTGGGCAACAATTTTTGCAAAAGATGGAGAATCAATGTGGCTGAAAGTGAAG GAGAAATTTGAAGTTGGCGGTGGTAAGGGAGAGCATGTGTTGCAAAGTTTTGTGGCCAGCACTATGAAAAGGCTTTTTAGAACGTGGAAGACTCGGTTGCATGCTGAGTATTTGCGTTATAATACTGATGAAGAGAGACTGTCCCATCCGCCGAAAGATGTTGTGCCTGAGGATTGGGAATTTCTGATACAATATTTTGGAAGTGAGGAATTCAAG GCTAAAAGCGAGAGAAATAAAATAAACAGGAAAAAGCAAACAACAAAGCATTCATGTGGGTCAAAGTCTTTTGCAGAAGTAGAGGAATCCACG AGAGATCCTCTTACTGGAGAGAAGGCACCACCAGATCGTGTCTGGGAGCTCCAACATACACGTAAGAATGATAAAGGAGAACTGTTGTGGTCAGATGAACAATCTCAACGAGTTTAC GGCCAGATCCAGGAACTTGTGGCTCAACAACAATATGAACAAAACGAGAATCCAAAGACTGGAGATGAGATTTTAGCTGCTATACTTGGTGAGAGAACAGGCTATGTTCGGGGAAAAGGTTATGGAAAGAAGCCTCTCAAAAAGAGCCGCATGCAACTTGTAAACTTTAGATCTAACTTTTCTTCTGCAATAGAAAGTGTGCGTCAAGAGATGCAAGCTGAAATGGATCGAAAGTTGGAAGAGGAACGTGAACAAATGCGAGCTGAAATGGACAAAAGATTTGAAGCTCAGATGCAAGAGGAGCGTAGACAAATGCGAATAGAAATAGACAAAAGGATCCAAGATCAGATGGTGGCTACTTTAATGGTCAGAATGCAACAG GGTCAAGGTTCTTCACCTTCTTCAACTGCCCGTGTTAACAAAGGCAAAAAGCAAAAAAGCCCCGAAGTCAGTTGGGGCATCAAGTGTAAGCGTTAG
- the LOC132645062 gene encoding uncharacterized protein LOC132645062 isoform X3 — translation MKNEDSNFLVMEYEMARFARGRGRRGGRGRGRGNIEGVRDNFAVVSSVNINPPHKPTLDQASQPLVQSTGIPEETQWTSPDLRSPETSQRPLSGSQLSGNMEGSVHPSSENLNSGEVSCSKTKKGRGKYRSLHLDVKTQCGSKIKVHIPDDIDRAVGPGARDIVNYCGLIMRSTISLRDGDWATIFAKDGESMWLKVKEKFEVGGGKGEHVLQSFVASTMKRLFRTWKTRLHAEYLRYNTDEERLSHPPKDVVPEDWEFLIQYFGSEEFKAKSERNKINRKKQTTKHSCGSKSFAEVEESTRDPLTGEKAPPDRVWELQHTRKNDKGELLWSDEQSQRVYGQIQELVAQQQYEQNENPKTGDEILAAILGERTGYVRGKGYGKKPLKKSRMQLVNFRSNFSSAIESVRQEMQAEMDRKLEEEREQMRAEMDKRFEAQMQEERRQMRIEIDKRIQDQMVATLMVRMQQT, via the exons atgaaaaatgaagacaGTAATTTCCTTGTTATGGAATATG AAATGGCAAGATTTGCACGAGGTAGAGGTCGGCGCGGTGGAAGGGGCCGTGGGCGTGGTAATATTGAAGGAGTTCGTGATAATTTTGCAGTGGTGTCATCTGTAAATATTAATCCACCACATAAACCTACACTTGATCAAGCATCTCAGCCACTAGTACAATCAACAGGGATTCCTGAAGAAACTCAGTGGACTTCTCCAGACTTAAGGAGCCCTGAAACAAGTCAAAGACCATTGTCGGGGTCACAATTATCAGGgaatatggaaggaagtgtacaTCCCTCTTCAGAGAACTTAAATAGCGGTGAAG TTTCTTGCAGCAAAACTAAGAAAGGCAGGGGAAAATATAGATCCCTACACTTGGATGTGAAAACTCAGTGCGGTAGCAAAATCAAAGTTCACATTCCGGATGACATTGATAGAGCTGTAGGTCCCGGGGCTAGAGATATTGTCAATTATTGTGGCTTGATCATGAGgagcactatctctttaagagaTGGTGATTGGGCAACAATTTTTGCAAAAGATGGAGAATCAATGTGGCTGAAAGTGAAG GAGAAATTTGAAGTTGGCGGTGGTAAGGGAGAGCATGTGTTGCAAAGTTTTGTGGCCAGCACTATGAAAAGGCTTTTTAGAACGTGGAAGACTCGGTTGCATGCTGAGTATTTGCGTTATAATACTGATGAAGAGAGACTGTCCCATCCGCCGAAAGATGTTGTGCCTGAGGATTGGGAATTTCTGATACAATATTTTGGAAGTGAGGAATTCAAG GCTAAAAGCGAGAGAAATAAAATAAACAGGAAAAAGCAAACAACAAAGCATTCATGTGGGTCAAAGTCTTTTGCAGAAGTAGAGGAATCCACG AGAGATCCTCTTACTGGAGAGAAGGCACCACCAGATCGTGTCTGGGAGCTCCAACATACACGTAAGAATGATAAAGGAGAACTGTTGTGGTCAGATGAACAATCTCAACGAGTTTAC GGCCAGATCCAGGAACTTGTGGCTCAACAACAATATGAACAAAACGAGAATCCAAAGACTGGAGATGAGATTTTAGCTGCTATACTTGGTGAGAGAACAGGCTATGTTCGGGGAAAAGGTTATGGAAAGAAGCCTCTCAAAAAGAGCCGCATGCAACTTGTAAACTTTAGATCTAACTTTTCTTCTGCAATAGAAAGTGTGCGTCAAGAGATGCAAGCTGAAATGGATCGAAAGTTGGAAGAGGAACGTGAACAAATGCGAGCTGAAATGGACAAAAGATTTGAAGCTCAGATGCAAGAGGAGCGTAGACAAATGCGAATAGAAATAGACAAAAGGATCCAAGATCAGATGGTGGCTACTTTAATGGTCAGAATGCAACAG ACCTAG
- the LOC132645062 gene encoding uncharacterized protein LOC132645062 isoform X4, with product MKNEDSNFLVMEYEMARFARGRGRRGGRGRGRGNIEGVRDNFAVVSSVNINPPHKPTLDQASQPLVQSTGIPEETQWTSPDLRSPETSQRPLSGSQLSGNMEGSVHPSSENLNSGEVSCSKTKKGRGKYRSLHLDVKTQCGSKIKVHIPDDIDRAVGPGARDIVNYCGLIMRSTISLRDGDWATIFAKDGESMWLKVKEKFEVGGGKGEHVLQSFVASTMKRLFRTWKTRLHAEYLRYNTDEERLSHPPKDVVPEDWEFLIQYFGSEEFKAKSERNKINRKKQTTKHSCGSKSFAEVEESTRDPLTGEKAPPDRVWELQHTRKNDKGELLWSDEQSQRVYGQIQELVAQQQYEQNENPKTGDEILAAILESVRQEMQAEMDRKLEEEREQMRAEMDKRFEAQMQEERRQMRIEIDKRIQDQMVATLMVRMQQGQGSSPSSTARVNKGKKQKSPEVSWGIKCKR from the exons atgaaaaatgaagacaGTAATTTCCTTGTTATGGAATATG AAATGGCAAGATTTGCACGAGGTAGAGGTCGGCGCGGTGGAAGGGGCCGTGGGCGTGGTAATATTGAAGGAGTTCGTGATAATTTTGCAGTGGTGTCATCTGTAAATATTAATCCACCACATAAACCTACACTTGATCAAGCATCTCAGCCACTAGTACAATCAACAGGGATTCCTGAAGAAACTCAGTGGACTTCTCCAGACTTAAGGAGCCCTGAAACAAGTCAAAGACCATTGTCGGGGTCACAATTATCAGGgaatatggaaggaagtgtacaTCCCTCTTCAGAGAACTTAAATAGCGGTGAAG TTTCTTGCAGCAAAACTAAGAAAGGCAGGGGAAAATATAGATCCCTACACTTGGATGTGAAAACTCAGTGCGGTAGCAAAATCAAAGTTCACATTCCGGATGACATTGATAGAGCTGTAGGTCCCGGGGCTAGAGATATTGTCAATTATTGTGGCTTGATCATGAGgagcactatctctttaagagaTGGTGATTGGGCAACAATTTTTGCAAAAGATGGAGAATCAATGTGGCTGAAAGTGAAG GAGAAATTTGAAGTTGGCGGTGGTAAGGGAGAGCATGTGTTGCAAAGTTTTGTGGCCAGCACTATGAAAAGGCTTTTTAGAACGTGGAAGACTCGGTTGCATGCTGAGTATTTGCGTTATAATACTGATGAAGAGAGACTGTCCCATCCGCCGAAAGATGTTGTGCCTGAGGATTGGGAATTTCTGATACAATATTTTGGAAGTGAGGAATTCAAG GCTAAAAGCGAGAGAAATAAAATAAACAGGAAAAAGCAAACAACAAAGCATTCATGTGGGTCAAAGTCTTTTGCAGAAGTAGAGGAATCCACG AGAGATCCTCTTACTGGAGAGAAGGCACCACCAGATCGTGTCTGGGAGCTCCAACATACACGTAAGAATGATAAAGGAGAACTGTTGTGGTCAGATGAACAATCTCAACGAGTTTAC GGCCAGATCCAGGAACTTGTGGCTCAACAACAATATGAACAAAACGAGAATCCAAAGACTGGAGATGAGATTTTAGCTGCTATACTTG AAAGTGTGCGTCAAGAGATGCAAGCTGAAATGGATCGAAAGTTGGAAGAGGAACGTGAACAAATGCGAGCTGAAATGGACAAAAGATTTGAAGCTCAGATGCAAGAGGAGCGTAGACAAATGCGAATAGAAATAGACAAAAGGATCCAAGATCAGATGGTGGCTACTTTAATGGTCAGAATGCAACAG GGTCAAGGTTCTTCACCTTCTTCAACTGCCCGTGTTAACAAAGGCAAAAAGCAAAAAAGCCCCGAAGTCAGTTGGGGCATCAAGTGTAAGCGTTAG
- the LOC132645062 gene encoding uncharacterized protein LOC132645062 isoform X2 yields the protein MARFARGRGRRGGRGRGRGNIEGVRDNFAVVSSVNINPPHKPTLDQASQPLVQSTGIPEETQWTSPDLRSPETSQRPLSGSQLSGNMEGSVHPSSENLNSGEVSCSKTKKGRGKYRSLHLDVKTQCGSKIKVHIPDDIDRAVGPGARDIVNYCGLIMRSTISLRDGDWATIFAKDGESMWLKVKEKFEVGGGKGEHVLQSFVASTMKRLFRTWKTRLHAEYLRYNTDEERLSHPPKDVVPEDWEFLIQYFGSEEFKAKSERNKINRKKQTTKHSCGSKSFAEVEESTRDPLTGEKAPPDRVWELQHTRKNDKGELLWSDEQSQRVYGQIQELVAQQQYEQNENPKTGDEILAAILGERTGYVRGKGYGKKPLKKSRMQLVNFRSNFSSAIESVRQEMQAEMDRKLEEEREQMRAEMDKRFEAQMQEERRQMRIEIDKRIQDQMVATLMVRMQQGQGSSPSSTARVNKGKKQKSPEVSWGIKCKR from the exons ATGGCAAGATTTGCACGAGGTAGAGGTCGGCGCGGTGGAAGGGGCCGTGGGCGTGGTAATATTGAAGGAGTTCGTGATAATTTTGCAGTGGTGTCATCTGTAAATATTAATCCACCACATAAACCTACACTTGATCAAGCATCTCAGCCACTAGTACAATCAACAGGGATTCCTGAAGAAACTCAGTGGACTTCTCCAGACTTAAGGAGCCCTGAAACAAGTCAAAGACCATTGTCGGGGTCACAATTATCAGGgaatatggaaggaagtgtacaTCCCTCTTCAGAGAACTTAAATAGCGGTGAAG TTTCTTGCAGCAAAACTAAGAAAGGCAGGGGAAAATATAGATCCCTACACTTGGATGTGAAAACTCAGTGCGGTAGCAAAATCAAAGTTCACATTCCGGATGACATTGATAGAGCTGTAGGTCCCGGGGCTAGAGATATTGTCAATTATTGTGGCTTGATCATGAGgagcactatctctttaagagaTGGTGATTGGGCAACAATTTTTGCAAAAGATGGAGAATCAATGTGGCTGAAAGTGAAG GAGAAATTTGAAGTTGGCGGTGGTAAGGGAGAGCATGTGTTGCAAAGTTTTGTGGCCAGCACTATGAAAAGGCTTTTTAGAACGTGGAAGACTCGGTTGCATGCTGAGTATTTGCGTTATAATACTGATGAAGAGAGACTGTCCCATCCGCCGAAAGATGTTGTGCCTGAGGATTGGGAATTTCTGATACAATATTTTGGAAGTGAGGAATTCAAG GCTAAAAGCGAGAGAAATAAAATAAACAGGAAAAAGCAAACAACAAAGCATTCATGTGGGTCAAAGTCTTTTGCAGAAGTAGAGGAATCCACG AGAGATCCTCTTACTGGAGAGAAGGCACCACCAGATCGTGTCTGGGAGCTCCAACATACACGTAAGAATGATAAAGGAGAACTGTTGTGGTCAGATGAACAATCTCAACGAGTTTAC GGCCAGATCCAGGAACTTGTGGCTCAACAACAATATGAACAAAACGAGAATCCAAAGACTGGAGATGAGATTTTAGCTGCTATACTTGGTGAGAGAACAGGCTATGTTCGGGGAAAAGGTTATGGAAAGAAGCCTCTCAAAAAGAGCCGCATGCAACTTGTAAACTTTAGATCTAACTTTTCTTCTGCAATAGAAAGTGTGCGTCAAGAGATGCAAGCTGAAATGGATCGAAAGTTGGAAGAGGAACGTGAACAAATGCGAGCTGAAATGGACAAAAGATTTGAAGCTCAGATGCAAGAGGAGCGTAGACAAATGCGAATAGAAATAGACAAAAGGATCCAAGATCAGATGGTGGCTACTTTAATGGTCAGAATGCAACAG GGTCAAGGTTCTTCACCTTCTTCAACTGCCCGTGTTAACAAAGGCAAAAAGCAAAAAAGCCCCGAAGTCAGTTGGGGCATCAAGTGTAAGCGTTAG